The segment GCGGCGAGCGACCTACTCAGATTGACTCCATTTGTGAACTTGTCCACGTTTGCCCACGTACGAAATGTGGCACGCTCGCCCCGGTGGATCGGATGCGCCGAAactaaaatagaaaaaaacacgGACGCGAGCCCGAGCGGAGGCTCAGGAAACGCCGCGTCTCGCCAGGGACGACGTCTCCGGCGGTCCACTCAAAGTCCACGTAGGCATTTTAAGGCAGAGGCGGCGGAACAGCGGAGGAGCCTAGCCAGAGCACCTCCGAACCGCGCATAAGCCGAAAGTACGCGACACGATCCCACGTGGACGGCAGGAAAAAGCGGCCACGTAGGAAGCTAGCGACGTGGCCGCGTTGCGAAACATCTGCCCGCTACTCACTCGTGTTTGTGCTCCCGTCTGCCCGGTGTGGTGCAGAAGCTGGTAATGAAACTCAACTGGCGAAAGGGTGGAACTGAAGCCTGTCCGCTATATAGCAGGAGCCGCCTCCAATCGCGGCCAGTCACGTCAGAGTCTCGGGTTACTAATCACAcacaaatcacttttttttttttttaaatctcctccttctccctcctcgCAGGGAACAAGTAGCACAACTTCGCCGAATTGTTGCGAACTCGGGACGTCGAGGTGTGCCGGATGATGCCTTTATGCTTTTGCGAAGATGTGTCAGAAAATGCATTCTctttatatttatagatatgtgtatatatgtacacacatacacacacacacacacacacacacacacacacatatatatacacacacgcatacatacatatacacacatacatatacacatgtatatatacacacacacatatacatacatatatacatacacacacacacacacacgcatacatacatatacacacgtatatatatacacatacatacatatatacgtacatacacacacacacacacacaggatggtCGACATTTGTCTTTCTGATCTAGCATGGAAATGAGTTGCCCTTGACCGTGTGTGGATGTGACACTGCCGGCTACTCTTCCGTTGTACTGCATCAACATTAGTCATCCTGTGCACAATGCACATTTTCTAGCGAAGTCTCAGGTGTTGATAAAACACAATGCAGCGTTTCccactgaaggaaaaaaaatgacccgCTAATCAATTGAATTAAAAAGGTCGAATCGGCCCGGGGCAACTTGATCTCGAAACGCGGCCGCTGCAGGTTATCGGATGACCTTGGTCAAAACTTGACCTGTTTCAGGTCATGAAGTTAATCCATGTTCCTGGATGGCAGTTCGGAGTACAGTTTGAATTGAGTAGCTCTGTAGTATGCACGTTtcgcaggtaaaaaaaaaactgagaatttATCTAAAAGGGAGATaaaacactgagcaaagtcctTGAGACATGTGGGCCGTGTGTAGCCTGATTTGCACTGTGACAAGCGGGTCACCTTTCCACCTTGAACTGGCAATGCCAGGCGGGCTGAAAACCTTTACAAGCGGCAGCTCTTTTGAAGGTCTTTGGCAGTGGGGCCTGTCTTCTTTGTGAACTTTTCTAAGCCTGTTCTGGGAGAAGCAAACAGATGTCACAGTGACCACGAGTGTCTTATTTGGTCCTGAGCACCATGCCTTGCCATGTTAAATAAGCCGGAGTTTGGATGTGCGCCTATGCATGTttaactttgtgagattataattttttttaaatacatcacGGGAACCACACACCACTGACAGTGTGGGTTATTGGCAAAATTGGCCTTTTTTGTTtaacataaaaatgttaaataaataaatgggggCCTGAAAGGAGACCACTAGATGGGGCCAAATATGTAGAAATTATTGGTTTTAAGATCTAAAAGGTGGAAAAATCTTTGCAATTCCAATGCTGATGATGtgttttttggggcagtgtttttttggcctagtggttaaggaagcagccccgtaatcagaaggctgccggttcgaatcccaggccgctgaggtgccactgagcaaaacaccatccccatacacagctccctgggcgcctgtcatggctgcccactgctcaccgagggtgatggttaaaagcagaggacacatttcgttgtcccaatgacaatcacaatccCAATGACAATGACAAGTGATtgtcccaatgacaatcacttcacttcaagagCATGGAATGTGGCATGCTATAATAAATATTCAGAACAATAAATGAGACAAGTTCAAGACTGCATACTTTCCACTCATATTTTCCACTCAATGTGTGCCTGAAACAAAGACGCATCCAGatgaaatgaaagcaaaagtgaagtaattgtcattgtgaagcacagcacacggtgacacaacaaaatgtggcctgcttttaaccatcacccttggtgatcagtgtgcagccttgacaggtgcccagggagcagtgtgtggggacggtaccctgTTCAGTGGTACCCTGCTTgccagattcgaaccggcaaccttctgattacgggaccgctgccttacccactaggccacaaggTGCACGCACGTTGCTCTCGCGTCTGAGCCATGTggctccatttgaaaataatttaaatgcgCAAGCAAGAAATACATCACTCCTTCACAGTCTGTCTCCATTTCTTACATGTGGCTGGTTTCTGGTTAGCATGAATTTAACCCGTATTGTAATGCAGCTGCATTAGCTGTGTTGGCTTATTTATAGATTGCTATTTCAATGTCAAACGATGCCTTAGAAATTGAGCccctatgtatgtatgtgtttgttccTCTTTAAAAGTcgcctgacatgaaaatttcactttattatcattattaactttaatatgagttcccctagcctgtctatggtcctgaagtGACTAGAAAtagcgataggtgtaaagagtgctttggccattctgctttacCTTTCAGATGGCTGTACCATGTTCgtatatttttgttaaaattCAACAATGAAGTagataataaatattatataataaaaaacattataaagccctaaattaaatgcatttgagGATCCCTCGACCCCCCGACTGGTATCACGCTGCTTGTCCTGGCCTCCTCTTACTCCCCTGTTTGAACATGTTGGAAAACCCTTCAGATTGTCCTTCTTAGGGTTGTGGAGGTTGAGGAGAGGGTGTTCCACCACCAATGTTACTTATCACATATTTGACAAAAGAACAAAGAAGCAAACCACCCAGGCTTGCCAAAAGTGTTCAGAAATGAGGGTCAACTCAAAAccacaggaggaggagaagcagcaTTTTAGATCATGGTTAGGCATCAGCAGAATGCCAGGGTGTCTAATAGAGCCGATTACCTGCTGCCTCAGCGCCGGCACGCatggaaacattttttcagCACCTGTCATCATTGCACTGAATGGATTTGTGAATATCTCCAGATTGTGATTCGGCTGGCTAAAGAGAAAGTTCTCTTGCAGTATGTCTCACTGCCCACTGATCACAATTTTTGATAATTACCCATTGAACATTAGGAACACATTTGGCCTTGTGAGGGAAATCAATATCTATTCTAGTTCGACTTTATCTCAGCTTCCTGTGAGAATCCTGCATCCAAAGTGATGAAATTATCAGCTTCTATTTATCATCATTCCAACAGTGAACTCaacaagaattaaaaaaaaatgtttttgtgataaAGGCTCCAGAAGTGATCATTTGGTTGAATTAAGTTggagtttttattctttttcttcatCTGATCTGAATCTCCATTGAAGGCGCTCGGACGTTATCCGTACATGGACAGGTTGGCTTTCCATTTCCAGTAAAAGCTTGGCCCGTGTCATCACATTTTTGGATTCCCTGTGATCCTGCCTACAAGTATAAACCGGTCTTCCTCCACCCCCATCATCAGTTTCTACTTCAGTCCCGTGTGAGGACCAGAGAGAGACGAGGGTGTGACTGTTCCTGTCACTGGGGTGCCTTCTGAGACATAAAGAGTCAGAGACCCAGTGCAACTTGGCTGCTTTCGTCTGAAGGTGAGTGTTTtgattccattccattccatacATTGGGCATTTTATATAACACCAAGCACTTAAAGACATTTAAGTAAAGTTGTAAAAAGACTAAGGCCAGAAATGTgcttaaaatgttctttttttcgacttgcacatgcaaaaaaaagggATTGAATTGTTATATAATTAACgcttttcattgtgtgctttAGGCTTCCTTTTCGGTTATTTTTGCTCACTCATTTTCCAAATACATTTATGGAAGCAGAGTCATAGTTCCAAAAGCCATTGTGACGCTGGATAATTTGAGTAATCACTCTGAAAGGCGTATCTACGGGAAAAACGAGCGCGGCAGAGGGCAAGCGGCTGAAATGAAGGGAACAACCATTTTTGGTGCAGCCCCTGCCTCCTGGCACAGCAGCTCGCACCCGTTTTATTTTCGCAGGTAAATTCTCCGTTGGCCTGCAGAGCGAGGGCCTTCTCCTGCACTTTTCCGGCCTTCACAGTCGCAGCCGGGCACGGAGCGTGTTCCTAGCCTCTGCTCTCGCCCCCCCCCGTCGGCTCCGCGATGCGGCAAGACGTGACTCACCACCGAGCTCACCAGACAGTAGCTCTCTtctatattttttcttctttccccaACTCTCCCTCCTTGATTTTTATCGACGAGAGATATGCACCCGTGGTTACGCTCCATGTAGACACATGTACCTGTTTTGTCTTCGTTGCGGTCGGAAGGCGATGTCTGTACGAAGTCAGGATGCCTTTGTGTCTGAAGGCTGTTATGTCTGAGGTTTGAATGTTTTCTAAGCTTGTTTGCAACGGGACAGACAGCAGGGGCTTAaacatggtagtagcctagtgggtaacacacttgcctacgaaccagaagactacagagtcacaggctcaaatcccacttactaccattgtgttcctgagcaagacacttaaccctaaaattgctcagggggactgtccctgtaactactgattgcaagttgctctggataagagcgtctgataaatgccataaatataaacactTTTTTCTAAAAGTTGCAGTTTTATCCCACTACACACCAACTGGCATAATCAGTTGTTCAAAGGGGTAAGTGTCATCtcaatttaagaaaaaaaaaatcataggaATGCATTACTTCATTAAAGGACTTCTAGCTACTTTCCCGAGCCTGTTTAGAACAGCATTCCTCAGTGATATTTGGAGCTTCAGGTTACATTTACAGTCTGGGTTTTGGAGaaaggaatgtttttttgtttcgcTGCAGGTGCACTAGCAGCAAGCAGAGACTTGATTTTGTCAAACCGGGATAGGAATAAAAGACTTGCTGTGCGGGGCCCAGTGCGGGGATGTACAGATCACataaaatttacagcatttatcagacgcccttatccagagcgacttacaatcagtagttacagggagcaacatagggttaaatgtcttgctcagggacacaatggtagtaagtgggatttgaacctgggtcttctggttcataggcgagtgtgttatccactttTAACCTTTTCACTGTTCCTTTAACCTATCCACTGTTAacctaaaacctttttttttttaccccacccccaccattCCATGTGCCTTGCATCACCTAGACACTTTTTTTCCCATAACCACCAGAAACATTCAAACTTTAACATGAAAGGGGAAGACAGGTAGATAAAACTGAAGATCATTTGTCCAAACATCTGCATATGGAATGTACCATATGACTGGACAGAAGAGGGACCCACCCAGTCTTGCTTTTTGCTATTAATTCACATACACTGTAATAACGACtaatcagtggtggcctagcaggtaaggcaGTGAACCCATTGAGcaaagtattgtccccacactccccgagaacacatttcattgtgtgcactgtgtgtggtgctgcagtgtttgacaatgataatcacttcactttcattttcgaCTTTCACTCGATATGTTGATGATGTGTCAGACTTTAAACCAGTAATTCCAGTGCCTTCAAGTACCTCCAACTGGAATATTTTGACTGTAAATGATGCCAATTACTTTAATTGCGTGGAAAAGAGTCTATGCATGCTGACATCACAAAAATTTGCTTGCTCCCTTTGCTTATCCTTGCTCTTCCAGGGGATTGGTGCTTAAGACGTCTGGATGGGAACAGAAAAACATCATGTCATCAAACCTGCTCTGCCGCCAAAACCCCAAATTCCACCAATTCCATTCTCtcggggagagagaaagagacgaaCCACCAATGTCAATCTCAGAAATGAAAAGGATGAGGAGCGCCAACAGGATCTCAACAGGCAGTTGGTCAAACACATGTCTCTACCACCATCAGCCATCAGGAGAAGAAGAGTGAATCCAGTGATCCTAAACCCAGTGAATCCGCAGACCTCTTCTCTCAGGGAAAAACCAATTCCCAAACCTCGGACCCATAAGATCCCGCCAGCACTGAACAGTAGTACGCAACCAAGGGGCGCTGCTGTCCAGTCAAGCACAAACACTCTTTCAGGTAACCTGCTCGTCATGTATTGAggcatttttttaatggttttgttGTGAATTATTGCGAATGTGGTCATGCCCACAGATGGCACCGTGGTCCCTGACATCACGACAACTTGTCACTGCTGCATCTGTCCCCCAGTCCACCCCCAGAAGCTCCCCCTCTCCACAGAGTCAGGCGTGGTCCTGCCATCGACAGGTCAGAACCTGTCTACTGTCACAGTTATGTGACCCAGTGTCTGTAGTAGGGTTTTCTATACCTTAAACCATACATCTTAAACCTTAAATCTGTTCGAAATAGAAAACTGTGTATGtaagaataattttttaaaaatatagaatataCCACCCCAACCACTGCCCTTGCAGAACCAGCAATGTAATGAAAAAGAGAAGCATGAGAATACATTTGTAAGATCATTAAGATGATTAAAATTACACGTCTTATGCCCCAGCCATGAAGAGCAATATACCCATTTGGACACGTTTTAAGACGTTGGCACCTGCAGAATCTGATGATCTGATATACCTGTTGCTAACACTCGTTCCTGACAACTTCTCATTGTTTTTCACTTGATCTCCTCATGCATTTCTGTCTCTGTCGTGTGCTGTGCGTCTTGTTGATGCAGGCGACGCTGAGGACACTTTGAGGACTTCTGATACAGAGTGTATGGAAATTAGCTCGAATAGTGAGGACTGTTCCTCCTCGGTCTCAGGTAAACGTCAagctgacctcagatcagacCCCTGTTATGTAACCAGGCCTGTTTCCCCACAGCTTTGTGGCACTAAGGTGATTGCTGCTGATACAGAGGGAATTAAAGTAATGTGCTCTAGCACAGCTTTAATCTTTTCGGCATATTGAGGCCTGGTAATTAATATTAGCTCCAACTCAAGCTTCCGGTGTTTGTTGTTTCTCATGATTAGTGCTCGGgtattgcaaaaaataaaccatCACTACAGTCAAGACACACCACAATAACTAGATCCTTGTTCCGAATTTTCAGGTGAGAATGGACCAGACAAGAAGGCCCAGCCCAAGCGGAAAACTGTACCTACTCCATGTATTCGCCACAAGTCACTGCCATTGATAAAGGTGGATGGAAATCAAAAAAGGGGCAAAATATGTGAGTCTGAGCTGAGCTCCAACATGCCCCTTGATCTGTTGGCGGAACTGCAACTGAAGCTGGCCAGAGAGGGGCAGGGAAGAAAAGACATCGTTGCAGAAAAGCCCACAGCAAAGAAACCCCCAGCACAAGAAGCGTGGAGAAAGTTGTCTGTCATGGCAGAGCTCATTCTGCACATGCGACCGACGAACCAGGAGGCCGCATCAAAAAACGAGCCACATGCCCAAACGCCTTTGGTGCAGACGAACCAGGACGGGGAGGATAAAAAAGTATCTCCAACCATACCTAACGCCAAGAAACCAGATCCCGCTGAAGAAGATTCACCCACCAACAAGAAGCGATGTCAGACTCTGTCTGGACTATGGCAGGAGAGAAGCATAGTGAGGAAAAATGGGATTGTGAAACAACTCACGAAGCAGCAGATTCAGCTTTATGAGGTATGGAAATCAAGACGAGTTTTGCATGCTCAGCAGTGTGGACCATTTATTTACGAGTTTgttcttgtaaaaaaatatgtgaaatattctAGATTTTAAGGGATTTAACCTTTTTCATGGGCTTTTTACCTTTGCATATTTCAGAGCATGTAtgaggtggtgaccacagagtGCACGTTTCTCAGGAGCCTCGACGTTGTTGTGGACCATTTCCTGCAATCCCCAGACCTCAGTCAAGCCTTATCAGCCACAGACTGCAAGTTTCTTTTCTCTGACATTGTCAAGATCAGGACGATCAGTCAGGAGTGAGTTAATTTCATCAGCTGCTGGCGCTTCACAAAGACCAGACTTCAGTGTCGTGCTTCTTTGATCTAGCTGGAAGAGATGTGGGTGTGTTCCTTGTGCTTCCCTTGTAATGCATAATGGTTATGTGCCCAGCTTTCTGCAAGCCATGAAGAAAGAGCTGGACATCAATGTATGTTGTGACATCTGCAAGGTCATCCAGCATTATGCCAGCGGGCCCTTCAGCGCATTTGTGGACTACGTCCGTAACATACCTTCCCAGGACGAGTTTCTGCAGAATCTGGGGTGAGAAAAGGAACACTTTTATGCTTTCAAAGTGAGTTAAATGATAAGTATGAGCATTTATGCTTTTGTTAAAAGGAAGAAGAGTCCACACATTTTGAATATCGTGCATAAGCTTCAGGAAGACCCTTGCTGCCAACGCCTGCCCCTAAAGTCCTTCCTGTCCCTGCCATTCCAGAGAATCACTCGCATCAAGATCCTGGTGGAGGTGAGCAACATCTCTCAGGGATATTCTCTCAGTGTGGCCATCATGGGAAAGGGAATAAAACGTTTGAAACTATTACTGCTGAACAACAGAAAGAACATTGAGACATTgggtttttcatgttttctgttTATGATCCTATGTTATTCGAATCAGCACTTATCCATACGCACTATACATGCATTTCAATTTAGGGGTTTGATGCCACCAGGAATGATGCAGTGAGTGTGGTCTTTGTATTGACATGTGGTGCCAGGCCCATGCATTCTAAATGAATGTGTTGACACTCTTGACCCTCTAGAACATTCTGAAAAATACGGAGCCTGGGTCAGAAGTTCAGAAATCCGCAGAGGCAGCCCTTAAAGAAGTTTCCAAGGTAACAATTAGCATTCAGCCTTGTTATAGCGCCCCCTGTCTTTACACAAGTTTGGTGATGACAATCCATGGTAGCTTTAGTTTATAGTGATGTACCTCCTATTGTTTCCTTTTTCTAAAATGTCTGTAGGTTGTTGAGGCGTGCAACAGGGATTTGGGAACGATCAAACAAATGGAGAAGATGGTGCACACTGGCAACAAAATTGAGTTTGAGTACAAGGTGGTtcttaatgataataaaaagacatttttaaaatatcctCACTGAATGGTTAATGCTGTATTATGGTTCTGTGTGATGAATAAGCAACACATTCgtcgtttttcttcttctaacaCAGCGTCTTCCACTAGTGTCCTCCTCCCGATGTCTTCTAAAGGAGGGGGACCTGTCTCAGCTCTCTGCAAAGGGGAATTTTTTTGGCCAAAGGAGGGTTACTTCCATCTACTTGTTCCTCTTCAATGACCTGCTGCTGGTGGCCACCAGAAAAGGGTAAGAACATCCGACTTCGGCTCATCGAGTTACGCCGTGATGCTGAAAAAATAGATGTCACGTATGCTTTTTTCCTCTGACCCCATGGATAGTAGGCAGGAGCGATTTGTGGTGCAGGACCATGCTCACCGCTCCCTCATTGAGGTCAGCAGTGCTGACAATGAGGAGGACTTGACAGGGCGTGGGCTGGAGAGGACATTTAAACTAGTCCTCCTGAAAAACCACCTTGGGAGAACAACTCAGTTGTTACTGCAAGCGTCCTCTGTGTGAGTGCACGAACAGTAATGTTCTGTTTCTTGCTACCTATTGTCCAGTGAGAAGTGAGAGTAATGGAGCCGAATTTCTAAATGTTGTTTTCCCAGAGAGGAAAAGGACAGCTGGATGGAGGTGCTGAGTAAACAGAAAAGTGGCGAAGAGAATGTATATGAGGAGTGGGGTGagtctttagtctttttttcACATATGTTTGGATTGCTGTATAgaatggtttttattttctgtttgtctctgtaaaGCTGTTGCAAACTACTGTAGAGATATGCAAGTTCTACAATTTGCAGCTAGGGGGCAGAGTTGTCAACtacatgcaaatgaaaattTAACCACAAAAACATGCGACCCCAATGGAGAGTGGTGCAAGAATCCGTTAACACTTGTAAAAACTTGTCTCAGACTGTCCACAGTTTCAGTGCACAAAGGACTACCAGGCTCAGCACCCTGACGGACTCAGCCTACAAGAGGGAGACATCATTAACATCTTACAAAAGAATTCTGGTAGGTTGATAAAAGAATGCAACACTGAATAAGTTGATTAACTCTAACCTATTTTAGTTCTCGATGAACCTATTTTCCTGAGATTGTTTCATACGTTTAACTATTTAATGACAAATGCTGATTGCTCTCATaaattttttgtgatttatgcCTTGTTACATGCCTTTTAAATTCTACAAACCCCTCTGTCAGTCTGCATACTATCTAAAGTTTTAAACCATTGTCACGGCCAAGGATTTTTAATAAGATCGTATTAAATGCAGAACAGAGCAACAGTGTTTCGCTGAGCAGATGTCCAATTTATTCATTTCCTGTCCTCACTAGTCCCCAGTGAGCCTTGCCGGGTGGAGTCATAAAACCCGTCTGAAGGGACATGAACCTGTAGCTTAAATATCGCACTCCTTGTACTTTCATGGTGCCGTTTATGTTGTTGCCATTTACTGCAAATGATGATTCGCCTTCGCCATGTAGCAGGGATGCTGAGGGGCTGGAGGAAAGTGGACGGGGAAAGTGGCTGGTTCCCTGCTGACTTTGTCATGGAGATCTCCAACGAGCACGTGCAGAGACGAAACCTCCGCCAGCGATACCATGTCATGAAGGCAGCCGATCATGTGCTGAGCCGTCGGACATGCACTGAGAGGCAGACGACCTCTTGCCTCCAGTAGGTCACAACCATGGAGCCGACATCGAGCCCTTATAtagctttattattttttcttcacCTCACCCTCCATGTGCCAATGACAATGGATTGCAGCTGAATAATAATCACATTAACCCCATTAATTAAATTCCTGACGTTGTCTTCTATGTGTTTCCAGTTTCTGTGTTTACCGATAAATAATTGCTGTAATTGTACTTCTAAATAATTAGTACATTTGTAAATACACGCAGTGAGTGAATATTGCCTAAGTAGAAATAATTTAAAGATTTGAACTTTgatcattaaacattaaactgCTGTGAACCTGATCACCCTGCTGCTTGTCTCCTTCATTTGACTTTGTGAAGAAGAGAGATTCTTTTCATCCAAGGCCGTCATCCCGACGCTTTGCGGGTGACATTTAAACATGAATGGcacctttttttctgccttgGTGATCCCCAGACAATCTATCCACTCTGGGAGTGTCCCACAACTGTGCACTAGCACGTTGGCCTCTGCCCTGCCACTTCATAGTTTCGCATTAATCTGTTCCTGAAGAGTGACACCAGGGGACTGTGCAGGGTCTTTATCTTGTGCTCTTAATGGAACACTGTCCCTTTGTTGACCGGGACTCCCCCATAGGAATAAATGGACACCCACCCGCACACTGCACAGTTGGTTTTTAAATGCCATGCTTTGCAATGCATTtgtctctgtttaaaaaaaatctacttatatattatattatatttatattataacatTACTATTTAAAGTCTAACGTCATTCAGAGTAAGCAAGTGATAATTGTCGACGCAACCCTCGCGTTTAAAGTAGGGTGGCTAAAAATAAACACAGGCCCAAACTTCAAAGAATGTCAAAAATGAGTGTTATGCCCCGCTGTATGTAAGCGCACGTTGACCCCCCTCTCGTCACcgcgccagccaatcagaggcccTCCCCAGACAACGGCGTCGCCCAATGGAGAGGGGCGGTTTCGGCGGACGGGCGGCCAATGAGAGGCCGCGCCGCGTCTGCTCGTCCAATCAGCGAGCGCCGTTTCCCTGCCGTTTGTCCGGCGACTGCCGTCGGATCCCTACTAGCGAACAGAGTTCCAGCCGCGCAGGACGCCGAAGGTACGACCTACTTTCATCCCGTAAATTAGAAGCCGTCCGACATACTTGTAACTTCTGTCGCCGTCGACGTGCCCGGTGCGCGGCAGCCCCCAAAAGACGCGTGTCGCTGCAAGTTACTTTCTTCCAGACCGCGCTCGCTTCACGCCGAGTCGCCTGTTGTCGCGCCGCCGCTCGTTGGACGCCCGTCGCGGTGCTTAAGGCGGACATCTGGCTGCGGCTGGAGGTCAGACCTGGTCCCGGAGCAAAACGTCGTCTCAAGCCCGGAGCCGGGGAAGGGGAGTCCGGTTCTGGTCCAATGCACAACCactagttttatatatat is part of the Denticeps clupeoides chromosome 19, fDenClu1.1, whole genome shotgun sequence genome and harbors:
- the LOC114768896 gene encoding ephexin-1 isoform X1; translation: MGTEKHHVIKPALPPKPQIPPIPFSRGERKRRTTNVNLRNEKDEERQQDLNRQLVKHMSLPPSAIRRRRVNPVILNPVNPQTSSLREKPIPKPRTHKIPPALNSSTQPRGAAVQSSTNTLSDGTVVPDITTTCHCCICPPVHPQKLPLSTESGVVLPSTGDAEDTLRTSDTECMEISSNSEDCSSSVSGENGPDKKAQPKRKTVPTPCIRHKSLPLIKVDGNQKRGKICESELSSNMPLDLLAELQLKLAREGQGRKDIVAEKPTAKKPPAQEAWRKLSVMAELILHMRPTNQEAASKNEPHAQTPLVQTNQDGEDKKVSPTIPNAKKPDPAEEDSPTNKKRCQTLSGLWQERSIVRKNGIVKQLTKQQIQLYESMYEVVTTECTFLRSLDVVVDHFLQSPDLSQALSATDCKFLFSDIVKIRTISQDFLQAMKKELDINVCCDICKVIQHYASGPFSAFVDYVRNIPSQDEFLQNLGKKSPHILNIVHKLQEDPCCQRLPLKSFLSLPFQRITRIKILVENILKNTEPGSEVQKSAEAALKEVSKVVEACNRDLGTIKQMEKMVHTGNKIEFEYKRLPLVSSSRCLLKEGDLSQLSAKGNFFGQRRVTSIYLFLFNDLLLVATRKGRQERFVVQDHAHRSLIEVSSADNEEDLTGRGLERTFKLVLLKNHLGRTTQLLLQASSVEEKDSWMEVLSKQKSGEENVYEEWDCPQFQCTKDYQAQHPDGLSLQEGDIINILQKNSAGMLRGWRKVDGESGWFPADFVMEISNEHVQRRNLRQRYHVMKAADHVLSRRTCTERQTTSCLQ
- the LOC114768896 gene encoding ephexin-1 isoform X2; translation: MGTEKHHVIKPALPPKPQIPPIPFSRGERKRRTTNVNLRNEKDEERQQDLNRQLVKHMSLPPSAIRRRRVNPVILNPVNPQTSSLREKPIPKPRTHKIPPALNSSTQPRGAAVQSSTNTLSDGTVVPDITTTCHCCICPPVHPQKLPLSTESGVVLPSTGDAEDTLRTSDTECMEISSNSEDCSSSVSGENGPDKKAQPKRKTVPTPCIRHKSLPLIKVDGNQKRGKICESELSSNMPLDLLAELQLKLAREGQGRKDIVAEKPTAKKPPAQEAWRKLSVMAELILHMRPTNQEAASKNEPHAQTPLVQTNQDGEDKKVSPTIPNAKKPDPAEEDSPTNKKRCQTLSGLWQERSIVRKNGIVKQLTKQQIQLYESMYEVVTTECTFLRSLDVVVDHFLQSPDLSQALSATDCKFLFSDIVKIRTISQDFLQAMKKELDINVCCDICKVIQHYASGPFSAFVDYVRNIPSQDEFLQNLGKKSPHILNIVHKLQEDPCCQRLPLKSFLSLPFQRITRIKILVENILKNTEPGSEVQKSAEAALKEVSKVVEACNRDLGTIKQMEKMVHTGNKIEFEYKRLPLVSSSRCLLKEGDLSQLSAKGNFFGQRRVTSIYLFLFNDLLLVATRKGQERFVVQDHAHRSLIEVSSADNEEDLTGRGLERTFKLVLLKNHLGRTTQLLLQASSVEEKDSWMEVLSKQKSGEENVYEEWDCPQFQCTKDYQAQHPDGLSLQEGDIINILQKNSAGMLRGWRKVDGESGWFPADFVMEISNEHVQRRNLRQRYHVMKAADHVLSRRTCTERQTTSCLQ